A stretch of the Mesorhizobium huakuii genome encodes the following:
- a CDS encoding sugar phosphate isomerase/epimerase family protein yields MKIGMCMFLWTTAVSKKHEPLLRDIKATGFDGVEIPVFAGTPDDYKKLGDLLDRIGLERTAVSAMGDRSMNLISPDAATRKAGIAYMKWAIDCADALGARTLSGPLHSTLGAFSGSGPTPAEKNRSVASQRAIGDHAGTRNVTIGLEALNRFECYLFNTMADLSEHIDAIGRPHIKAMYDTFHANIEEADPIAAYTKHRRNVVHIHISENDRGVPGRGNIPWKETFAAIRKSGYDDWLTIESFGRSLKDLAAATKVWRDFSESPEAVYREGYKHIRNGWKKAA; encoded by the coding sequence ATGAAAATCGGCATGTGCATGTTTTTGTGGACGACAGCGGTGTCGAAGAAGCACGAGCCGCTGCTGCGCGACATCAAGGCGACGGGCTTCGATGGCGTCGAGATTCCGGTCTTCGCCGGCACGCCGGACGATTATAAAAAGCTCGGCGACCTGCTCGATCGCATCGGGCTGGAGCGGACCGCGGTCTCGGCGATGGGTGATCGCTCGATGAACCTGATCTCGCCGGATGCGGCAACGCGCAAGGCCGGTATCGCCTACATGAAATGGGCGATTGATTGCGCCGATGCACTTGGCGCCAGGACACTCAGTGGGCCGCTGCATTCGACGCTCGGCGCCTTCTCCGGCAGCGGTCCGACACCCGCCGAGAAGAACCGGTCCGTCGCCTCGCAGCGCGCTATCGGCGACCATGCCGGTACGCGGAACGTGACCATCGGGCTGGAGGCGCTGAACCGCTTCGAATGTTATCTCTTCAACACGATGGCGGACCTGTCGGAGCACATCGACGCTATCGGCAGGCCGCACATCAAGGCGATGTACGACACCTTTCACGCCAATATCGAGGAGGCCGACCCGATCGCGGCCTACACGAAGCACCGCAGGAATGTCGTGCACATCCACATATCGGAGAACGATCGCGGCGTACCGGGACGCGGCAACATTCCGTGGAAAGAGACGTTCGCGGCGATCCGCAAGAGCGGCTATGACGATTGGTTGACGATCGAGTCGTTTGGACGTTCGCTGAAGGATTTGGCGGCGGCGACGAAGGTGTGGCGCGATTTTTCCGAGAGCCCGGAAGCGGTTTATCGCGAGGGGTACAAGCATATCAGGAATGGGTGGAAGAAGGCCGCTTAG
- a CDS encoding Gfo/Idh/MocA family protein, with the protein MVGASKSETGGGPIRYGMVGGGQGAFIGAVHRIAARLDNEFVLVAGALSANPERAKASAAELGLDPDRSYASYAEMAKAEAKRPDGIEAVAIVTPNNVHVPAAKAFLEAGIHVICDKPLATTLAEAKKLAAIVEKTGKVFVLTHNYTAYPMVRQAREMVAKGVLGDIRIVQSEYPQDWLTEDLAATGQKQASWRGDPKQAGAGGALGDIGTHAYNLARFVSGLELDSLSADLDAFVPGRLLDDNVNVMLRFKPTGKTHPAKGMIWASQVAPGHENGLKLRIYGSKGGLEWVQADPNYLWYTPFGQPKQLITRNGAGALPVAGRVSRVPSGHPEGYLEGFANIYQEAARAIRAARKKGGKPAKDVVFPTIEDGVEGMAFIEACVKSSKKNGTWTKL; encoded by the coding sequence ATGGTCGGCGCATCGAAGTCGGAAACGGGAGGCGGCCCGATCCGCTATGGCATGGTCGGCGGCGGGCAAGGCGCCTTCATCGGGGCGGTGCACCGGATCGCGGCACGCTTGGACAATGAGTTCGTGCTGGTGGCCGGTGCGCTGTCGGCGAATCCCGAGCGCGCCAAGGCGTCGGCCGCCGAACTCGGGCTCGATCCGGACCGCAGCTACGCCTCCTATGCCGAGATGGCCAAGGCCGAGGCCAAGCGCCCTGACGGTATCGAGGCGGTGGCGATCGTCACGCCGAACAATGTGCATGTGCCGGCAGCCAAGGCTTTCCTCGAAGCCGGCATCCACGTGATCTGCGACAAGCCGCTGGCGACGACGCTGGCCGAGGCGAAAAAGCTCGCGGCCATCGTCGAGAAGACCGGCAAGGTGTTCGTGCTCACCCACAACTACACGGCCTATCCGATGGTACGGCAGGCGCGCGAGATGGTGGCCAAGGGCGTGCTCGGCGACATCCGCATCGTGCAGTCGGAATATCCGCAGGACTGGCTGACCGAGGACCTCGCCGCCACCGGCCAGAAGCAGGCCTCGTGGCGTGGCGATCCCAAGCAGGCGGGTGCTGGCGGCGCGCTGGGCGACATCGGCACGCATGCCTACAACCTTGCCCGTTTCGTCTCCGGGCTGGAACTGGATTCGCTGTCGGCCGATCTCGACGCCTTCGTGCCGGGGCGGCTGCTCGACGACAATGTCAACGTCATGCTGCGCTTCAAGCCCACCGGCAAGACGCATCCGGCCAAGGGCATGATCTGGGCCAGCCAGGTGGCGCCCGGCCATGAGAACGGGCTGAAGCTGCGCATCTATGGCTCGAAGGGCGGGCTGGAATGGGTGCAGGCCGATCCGAACTACCTCTGGTACACGCCATTTGGTCAGCCGAAGCAGCTGATCACCCGCAACGGCGCCGGCGCGCTGCCGGTGGCGGGCCGTGTCAGCCGTGTGCCGTCAGGCCACCCGGAGGGCTATCTCGAAGGTTTCGCCAACATCTATCAGGAAGCGGCACGCGCCATTCGTGCGGCACGCAAGAAGGGTGGCAAGCCGGCAAAGGATGTGGTCTTCCCGACCATCGAGGATGGCGTCGAGGGCATGGCCTTCATCGAGGCCTGTGTGAAGTCTTCGAAGAAGAATGGAACGTGGACGAAACTCTAA